A genomic window from Silene latifolia isolate original U9 population chromosome 11, ASM4854445v1, whole genome shotgun sequence includes:
- the LOC141614873 gene encoding uncharacterized protein LOC141614873, which yields MFGIYSTMLKPDLLYIPSTARHLNPQRDKNLGRNYIKTSYMPTDGVCVKAVFIPIIDNEHWFLIVCDLEMKTNYILNSLRPKDIRADTELAAEVVTNVFQILCRSKGYKHLVGVPLAKFSTLTVPQQQNLFDCGVHVLKWLEAGRNRGLWEDKSNFKALAGFRKDVALKLLRWQENNRKAY from the exons atgttCGGGATCTATTCAACTATGCTAAAGCCAGATTTGTTGTATATCCCATCTACTGCACGT CATCTCAATCCTCAACGAGATAAAAATCTTGGTCGCAATTacatcaaaacatcatatatGCCTACAGATGGGGTGTGTGTGAAAGCC GTTTTTATACCCATCATTGATAATGAACACTGGTTTCTTATTGTGTGTGATCTGGAGATGAAGACGAACTATATTCTGAACTCACTACGTCCTAAGGATATCCGGGCTGACACTGAACTTGCTGCGGAAGTG GTTACTAATGTCTTCCAGATCTTATGCCGGTCCAAAGGCTACAAGCATCTTGTAGGGGTGCCTCTAGCTAAGTTTTCGACTCTGACTGTTCCTCAGCAGCAAAATCT GTTTGATTGCGGCGTTCATGTCCTCAAATGGTTAGAAGCTGGCCGCAACCGAGGTCTGTGGGAAGACAAAAGCAACTTCAAGGCGTTGGCTGGATTTAGGAAGGACGTCGCGCTCAAATTGTTACGTTGGCAGGAGAACAATCGTAAG GCTTACTAA
- the LOC141613449 gene encoding protein FAR1-RELATED SEQUENCE 5-like — protein MSLMDLNSYLTGLVSVYDMQFVLELIITLADQISYARYTVFPCIDAGSPIIETNPKERIPVCAPELKPVLGMIFDKLDDGLDFYKAYAINSGFKMRKSTQRNVDGVVMTKYCVCSKAGESKPRGKVKKRQRTRILCNAKIFFRRNEKGQYVIVDFHEGHTHLLSTPNTVVHLTESRELTLIHKSMIVENSKVNKGPVQSFRMFKEYVKGYQNVGASLEDFKNFWRDVKKFIKGYDAQMMIENFMHKKAMCSSYYFDFDVDDRGRLSRVCWFDPIAIKNYSLFGDMTSFDTMFNMNTYKMIFAPFTGVDHHKKCVSFGAGLIRKETDEDFVWLFQNFLSAMSNKYPVCIITDQDRGIRSGVKTVFGDKTQHRYCMWHIMKKLPDKIGTTLYRETNFMKELCSVFGRKISNRLSLRNGGAQLYLHTG, from the exons ATGAGTCTGATGGATCTGAACAGTTATCTTACCGGTCTGGTTAGTGTATATGATATGCAGTTTGTTTTAGAGTTGATTATTACACTTGCTGATCAAATTTCTTATGCACGCTATACAGTATTCC CGTGCATAGATGCAGGCTCACCAATCATTGAGACAAACCCGAAGGAAAGAATACCCGTATGTGCGCCAGAATTGAAGCCTGTTTTGGGTATGATCTTTGATAAACTAGATGATGGGCTAGATTTCTATAAGGCTTATGCTATTAACTCTGGTTTTAAAATGAGAAAGTCGACGCAACGAAACGTGGATGGGGTTGTCATGACTAAGTACTGTGTGTGCAGTAAAGCTGGAGAAAGTAAGCCTAGAGGGAAGGTAAAAAAGAGACAAAGAACTAGAATTTTATGTAATGCAAAAATTTTTTTCCGTAGAAATGAAAAAGGTCAATATGTGATTGTTGACTTTCATGAAGGACATACCCATCTCCTCTCAACACCAAACACCGTGGTGCATTTGACTGAGTCACGAGAATTAACCCTTATACATAAATCCATGATTGTTGAGAATTCTAAGGTGAATAAAGGGCCTGTGCAAAGCTTTAGGATGTTCAAAGAATACGTGAAAGGGTATCAAAATGTCGGGGCATCACTTGAGGACTTCAAAAATTTTTGGAGGGATGtgaaaaaatttattaaagggtATGACGCGCAAATGATGATTGAAAATTTCATGCACAAAAAAGCCATGTGTAGTTCGTACTACTTTGATTTTGATGTTGACGATCGTGGTCGACTATCTAGGGTTTGTTGGTTTGACCCTATAGCTATAAAGAATTACAGTCTTTTTGGTGATATGACGTCTTTTGACACGATGTTTAATATGAACACGTATAAAATGATATTTGCCCCTTTCACGGGGGTTGATCATCACAAAAAATGCGTGTCATTTGGAGCAGGACTTATAAGGAAAGAGACTGATGAGGATTTCGTATGGTTGTTTCAGAATTTTCTAAGTGCAATGAGCAATAAGTATCCTGTATGCATAATTACTGATCAGGATAGGGGCATAAGATCAGGGGTTAAAACAGTGTTCGGGGACAAAACTCAGcacagatattgcatgtggcatatcatgaaaaAGCTGCCAGACAAGATCGGAACTACGTTATATCGGGAAACTAACTTCATGAAAGAGTTGTGCTCTGTGTTTGGGCGTAAGATATCGAACCGTCTGAGTTTGAGGAACGGTGGTGCTCAGTTATATCTTCATACGGGCTGA
- the LOC141613450 gene encoding putative F-box protein At1g33530 has protein sequence MNKGKQYQLNIGAAIPQDLLYNEILSRLPVKYLLKFKSVSKQWKEVISSPDFIKLHLQRQQTCSSPKVLIQTVSKRSIHEEDAKVTLLSFSQTNDLEFTLSTLDCKKEVVKSEFIGSCNGLICAKDSTRYSRDQKFYLWNPATKEQCVIQGADKPYYNVFYSGFGYDSRSDDYKIIIIGTDSGKGPLANQLFTLKSNKWKTLKIYEKKKHSSLWDPKCQGRVMPIQVGGRLHWLVYWKRAILVFDLGKECFSALSLPNSQCFSDLKRQNSCLFQIKDHLCLCAMLSCNGPQNHTSHTETVLEVWMRRESSPSWIILYRPTNLHPNVFYNELGYTYMMSEFTNKTGFFLLRRRKNFVDTLVHIRAHEDDVLRVSEHPVGETLPFNCAVNYTESLISPFFGHTPTPFPVSEDYYWWDDYWWECGTNDKSCLKVFLM, from the coding sequence ATGAACAAAGGGAAGCAGTACCAGCTAAATATTGGAGCTGCGATTCCGCAAGACCTCCTCTATAATGAAATCTTAAGTCGACTCCCGGTGAAATACCTCCTGAAGTTCAAGTCGGTTTCAAAACAGTGGAAGGAAGTAATATCATCCCCTGATTTCATTAAACTCCATCTCCAACGTCAACAAACTTGTAGCAGCCCCAAGGTACTTATTCAAACAGTTAGCAAACGTAGCATTCATGAAGAAGACGCCAAAGTAACTTTGTTATCCTTTAGTCAGACGAACGATTTGGAGTTTACTTTATCAACACTAGATTGCAAGAAAGAAGTGGTAAAGAGTGAATTCATTGGTTCATGTAACGGCTTGATCTGCGCCAAAGACAGTACAAGGTACTCGAGGGACCAAAAGTTCTATCTTTGGAACCCAGCGACCAAAGAACAGTGTGTAATTCAAGGAGCAGATAAGCCTTACTATAACGTCTTCTATTCGGGGTTCGGATATGATTCAAGGTCTGACGACTACAAGATAATCATCATAGGAACCGACTCTGGCAAAGGACCACTAGCTAACCAACTATTTACCTTGAAATCGAATAAATGGAAGACTTTAAAAATCTATGAGAAGAAGAAACATTCAAGCTTATGGGATCCGAAGTGTCAGGGCAGAGTGATGCCTATTCAAGTCGGTGGGCGCTTGCATTGGTTAGTATATTGGAAGCGTGCCATCTTGGTCTTTGATTTAGGTAAAGAGTGTTTCTCCGCTTTATCTTTGCCGAATTCACAATGTTTTTCAGATCTTAAAAGGCAGAATTCATGTCTTTTTCAAATAAAAGATCATTTATGTTTGTGTGCAATGTTGAGCTGTAACGGTCCTCAAAATCATACAAGTCACACTGAGACCGTCCTAGAAGTGTGGATGCGCAGAGAATCAAGCCCATCTTGGATAATTTTATATCGTCCTACTAATTTACATCCTAATGTTTTCTACAATGAACTTGGTTACACTTATATGATGTCCGAGTTTACAAATAAGACGGGATTTTTTCTTCTCCGCCGCCGGAAGAATTTTGTCGATACATTGGTTcatatcagggcacatgaagatgaTGTTCTTCGGGTGTCCGAACATCCAGTTGGAGAAACCTTGCCTTTCAATTGTGCCGTTAATTATACTGAAAGCCTCATATCCCCCTTTTTTGGCCACACACCTACACCTTTCCCTGTCAGTGAAGATTATTATTGGTGGGATGATTATTGGTGGGAGTGTGGGACGAATGATAAGTCGTGCCTGAAAGTTTTTCTTATGTAG